The following proteins are encoded in a genomic region of Pelodictyon phaeoclathratiforme BU-1:
- a CDS encoding protein-L-isoaspartate(D-aspartate) O-methyltransferase, whose translation MQEGKKLLDFRRREMVETLKRYGITNQRVLKAFLEVPRHLFFEVEAWDAAYNDGAYPVGFGQTISQPYTVAFMTSLLVERSPSGKVLEIGTGSGYQAAILDALGYSVFSVERIVALYERAQQRFSRLGLHIACRFGDGTLGWKDEAPFDGIVVTAGAPKAPESLLQQLAENGCMIIPVGGSDAQQMTVIKREEGEFKRELFERFVFVPLVGREGWDDTVF comes from the coding sequence ATGCAAGAGGGGAAAAAACTTCTGGACTTCAGGCGCAGGGAGATGGTTGAAACCCTGAAACGCTATGGTATCACTAACCAGCGGGTGCTCAAAGCGTTTCTGGAGGTGCCGCGTCATCTCTTTTTTGAAGTCGAAGCCTGGGATGCAGCCTACAATGATGGCGCTTATCCTGTCGGGTTCGGGCAAACCATTTCCCAGCCCTATACGGTTGCCTTCATGACCAGCTTGCTTGTTGAGCGTTCTCCCTCGGGCAAGGTGCTTGAAATTGGTACAGGATCGGGTTATCAGGCAGCAATTCTTGATGCCCTCGGATATTCTGTTTTTAGTGTAGAACGGATAGTTGCTTTGTATGAGCGTGCGCAACAGCGGTTTTCGAGGCTTGGTCTGCATATAGCCTGCCGTTTTGGCGACGGAACGCTTGGCTGGAAGGATGAGGCCCCTTTTGATGGCATTGTGGTAACGGCAGGCGCTCCGAAAGCGCCGGAGTCGCTTCTGCAGCAGCTTGCCGAAAACGGCTGTATGATTATCCCTGTTGGCGGCAGTGATGCACAGCAGATGACGGTTATCAAGAGAGAGGAGGGCGAGTTCAAAAGAGAACTTTTTGAGCGCTTTGTGTTTGTGCCGCTGGTTGGCAGGGAAGGTTGGGACGACACTGTTTTTTAA
- a CDS encoding GIY-YIG nuclease family protein: MSTEQFTIFGSKYRSGSYILLIHLSCTLHLAFGRFQQGKPFTLPEGDYLYIGSALGNNQNGSPLARRLIRHASRSGGKAPHAIQAAMIKLFSEGHFTGNGAIEATDKKLRWHIDYLLDHKEAEIDHVVIIRNPLRVEERLAEFLESLPETALIAPRLGAQDTRNSSHLLRITNRERILELLRQSLPEMVCSG, from the coding sequence ATGTCCACAGAGCAGTTTACCATTTTTGGCAGTAAATACCGCTCAGGCTCCTATATCCTCCTGATCCATCTCTCATGCACGCTGCATCTTGCATTCGGCAGGTTTCAGCAGGGAAAACCCTTCACCTTGCCAGAGGGCGACTATCTTTATATCGGTTCCGCTTTGGGCAACAATCAGAATGGGTCTCCGCTTGCAAGGCGACTTATCCGCCATGCATCACGATCAGGGGGAAAAGCGCCCCATGCCATCCAGGCTGCAATGATTAAACTCTTTTCTGAAGGGCATTTCACCGGAAATGGCGCCATTGAAGCCACAGACAAAAAACTGCGCTGGCATATCGACTATCTTCTTGATCACAAAGAGGCGGAAATCGACCATGTCGTCATTATCCGCAACCCGCTGAGAGTGGAGGAACGGCTGGCGGAGTTTCTTGAATCCCTCCCTGAAACCGCTCTCATTGCGCCGCGCCTTGGTGCACAGGATACCCGAAACAGCTCTCACCTTTTGCGGATCACCAATCGTGAACGGATACTTGAACTGCTCCGGCAATCTCTGCCGGAAATGGTGTGCAGCGGGTAA
- the ftsY gene encoding signal recognition particle-docking protein FtsY, protein MGFFDKFKISRLKEGLEKTRDTFREKLAVITKGKTEIDDDFLEELETILVAADVGVETTLGIVDAITERAKQETYRSEEELNRMLMEEIQQLLEETGEEHPLDFDAPLPAKPYVILIVGVNGAGKTTSVAKLAHNYDKAGKKVIIAAADTFRAAAYEQLQIWADRAGVPMIGQAQGSDPASVVYDAVSAAVSRNADVVLVDTAGRLHNKSHLMEELAKIMRVAKKRIPEAPHEVLLVLDGTTGQNAVLQAREFTKFVKVTGLVVTKLDGTAKGGIVLSISRELKLPVKYIGVGEKIDDLQLFDRAEFVKALLGRELK, encoded by the coding sequence ATGGGTTTTTTTGACAAATTCAAAATTTCAAGACTGAAGGAAGGGCTCGAAAAAACCCGCGACACCTTTCGCGAAAAGCTTGCCGTCATTACCAAAGGGAAAACGGAGATCGACGACGACTTTCTTGAAGAGCTTGAAACCATTCTTGTTGCAGCCGATGTGGGTGTCGAGACCACACTCGGAATTGTTGATGCCATTACGGAACGGGCAAAACAGGAGACCTATCGCTCGGAAGAGGAGCTCAACAGAATGCTGATGGAGGAGATTCAGCAACTGCTTGAAGAGACAGGAGAGGAGCATCCGCTCGATTTTGATGCGCCTCTTCCGGCAAAACCGTATGTTATTTTAATTGTTGGAGTAAATGGCGCGGGAAAGACCACCAGTGTTGCCAAGCTGGCTCATAATTATGATAAGGCAGGCAAAAAAGTCATTATCGCGGCAGCCGATACCTTCAGGGCCGCAGCCTACGAACAGCTTCAGATATGGGCCGACAGGGCAGGGGTTCCCATGATTGGCCAGGCACAGGGTTCCGATCCAGCCTCGGTGGTCTACGATGCCGTCAGCGCTGCGGTATCGCGAAATGCTGATGTTGTGCTGGTTGATACCGCAGGGCGGCTGCATAACAAGAGCCACCTGATGGAAGAGCTTGCCAAAATCATGCGGGTTGCCAAAAAAAGGATTCCTGAAGCTCCGCATGAGGTGCTGCTGGTGCTCGATGGTACCACCGGCCAGAACGCCGTGCTGCAGGCAAGGGAGTTTACGAAATTTGTCAAGGTGACCGGTCTTGTGGTGACCAAACTTGATGGAACGGCCAAAGGCGGGATTGTGCTCTCTATTTCACGTGAACTGAAGCTGCCGGTCAAATATATTGGAGTCGGTGAAAAAATCGACGACCTTCAGCTCTTCGATCGTGCAGAGTTTGTCAAAGCACTTCTGGGACGGGAACTCAAATAA
- the thiL gene encoding thiamine-phosphate kinase, which produces MSYTAISGIGEFGLIDKIATLANSTLPAVPELLTGIGDDCAVFQPSAELLQVATTDMLADQVHFDLLTTPLKHLGSKAISVNVSDICAMNALPRYALISLAIPASFSIAMIEELYQGMSHAAREYGLAIAGGDTSSSRSGLVIAISMMGEVSREQLVHRSGAKPGELLCITGALGGATAGLKLLMREKEIMLNHIENNESYSRSAMADLKEYSESIQQQLLPLARLDIVRFFHAHHIRPTSMIDISDGLSSDLQHLCRRSKIGAMIQEARIPILGSTRRIADELQDDALTWALTGGEDYQLLFTIPKEEYPAIADNKTIAVIGETTDVEEGVQLSDIYGMKIDLSSIRGFDHFSS; this is translated from the coding sequence ATGTCATATACAGCTATTTCCGGAATCGGAGAGTTCGGCCTGATAGATAAAATTGCCACCCTTGCCAACAGCACCCTTCCTGCCGTGCCGGAACTCCTGACGGGAATAGGAGATGACTGCGCGGTTTTCCAGCCTTCGGCTGAACTGCTGCAGGTGGCGACAACCGATATGCTTGCTGATCAGGTGCACTTCGATCTCCTGACAACCCCGCTGAAACACCTTGGAAGCAAGGCTATCAGCGTCAATGTCTCCGATATCTGCGCCATGAATGCCCTTCCCCGCTATGCGCTCATCTCTCTTGCCATTCCGGCCTCATTCTCCATTGCCATGATTGAAGAGCTCTACCAGGGCATGAGCCATGCAGCAAGAGAGTACGGCCTGGCCATTGCCGGGGGAGATACCTCTTCATCACGCTCGGGTCTGGTTATTGCAATCTCCATGATGGGAGAGGTTTCACGCGAGCAGCTTGTGCACCGCAGCGGCGCAAAACCGGGAGAGCTGCTCTGCATCACCGGCGCTCTTGGTGGCGCAACGGCTGGTCTCAAACTCCTCATGCGCGAAAAGGAGATTATGCTGAACCATATCGAAAACAATGAGAGCTACAGCAGAAGCGCCATGGCTGACCTGAAAGAGTACAGCGAATCGATACAGCAGCAGTTGCTCCCCCTTGCCCGCCTCGATATTGTCCGGTTTTTCCATGCGCACCATATCCGCCCCACGTCGATGATCGACATTTCCGATGGTCTCAGCTCCGATTTGCAGCATCTCTGCCGACGCTCGAAGATCGGCGCCATGATTCAGGAGGCCCGTATTCCAATCCTCGGAAGTACGCGCCGGATTGCCGATGAACTGCAGGATGATGCCCTGACCTGGGCATTGACGGGGGGCGAAGATTACCAGTTGCTCTTCACCATCCCGAAAGAGGAGTATCCGGCCATTGCCGATAACAAAACGATCGCAGTTATCGGCGAAACCACCGATGTGGAGGAAGGTGTGCAACTGAGCGATATTTACGGGATGAAAATTGATCTCTCCTCAATCAGGGGATTCGACCATTTCAGCTCGTAA
- a CDS encoding AAA family ATPase codes for MTTLGRINLEGFKSIKKTDIELHNLNVLIGANGAGKSNIISFFKMLNEMMGGRLQEYIGASGRAQSLLHFGPKITPQITAQLEFTADNGIDTYTMQLFHAPGDTLFFAEESVSFQRTGHPSPKKVSYGTGHQESRIGEFTEKNQDQISKTLRFFLNRCRVFHFHDTSSTARIRQFCYINHNHFLMPDAGNLAALLYRFRHDNNSSYRQIVSTIRLIAPFFDDFDLEPSGPGNTEVILNWREKGSDQVFGPHQLSDGTLRAICLVTLLLQPENELPGLVIVDEPELGLHPYALNIIAALFKKASHYTQVLISTQSTTFLNNFDSEDVIVVSRNGKGSQFERLDPAILQAWLEEYSLGEIWEKNIIGGGPH; via the coding sequence GTGACAACACTCGGACGTATAAATCTTGAGGGATTCAAGTCCATCAAGAAGACGGATATTGAGCTGCATAATCTTAATGTTCTTATTGGTGCGAACGGGGCAGGCAAAAGTAACATCATTTCGTTCTTCAAAATGCTCAACGAAATGATGGGAGGACGCCTCCAGGAGTATATTGGTGCCTCTGGACGAGCTCAATCCCTTTTACACTTCGGGCCGAAAATAACACCACAGATCACAGCCCAACTTGAATTTACAGCAGATAACGGAATTGATACCTATACCATGCAACTCTTCCATGCCCCGGGAGATACGCTTTTTTTTGCCGAAGAATCCGTGAGTTTCCAACGAACCGGTCATCCATCGCCAAAAAAAGTCAGCTACGGTACAGGACATCAAGAGTCACGAATTGGTGAGTTTACGGAAAAAAATCAAGATCAAATATCCAAAACACTACGCTTTTTTCTAAACCGTTGCAGGGTATTTCATTTCCACGATACGTCATCAACGGCGCGGATACGCCAGTTCTGCTACATCAACCATAATCACTTTCTGATGCCTGACGCAGGCAACCTGGCTGCGTTACTTTACAGGTTTCGTCATGACAATAATTCATCGTATAGACAAATTGTAAGTACAATTCGTTTAATTGCACCATTTTTCGACGATTTCGACCTTGAACCCTCTGGCCCGGGAAATACTGAAGTTATTCTTAACTGGCGAGAAAAAGGGTCAGATCAGGTATTTGGACCCCATCAACTTTCGGACGGAACTTTGCGGGCAATCTGCCTTGTCACCTTGCTTCTTCAGCCAGAAAATGAGCTTCCAGGCCTTGTTATTGTGGATGAGCCGGAACTCGGACTTCATCCATACGCCCTCAATATTATTGCCGCGTTATTTAAAAAGGCATCTCATTACACTCAAGTACTCATCAGCACACAATCAACCACGTTCCTCAACAACTTTGATAGTGAAGATGTAATTGTGGTAAGCCGAAATGGTAAAGGATCACAATTTGAGCGGCTTGATCCAGCAATACTGCAAGCATGGCTGGAAGAATACAGCCTTGGGGAGATTTGGGAAAAGAATATTATTGGCGGGGGACCACACTGA
- a CDS encoding DUF4276 family protein, translated as MVRLYIFAEGQTEQTFATNVLRPHLAHFGVYMQAAILIAHAKKKGIVHRGGGLGPCYLPMKNDILRLTAQEKAQNVFFTTMIDLYAITSDFPGLSEAEKLRHLPFQRTEALERTFANDIGDPRFIPYIQLHEYEAYLFSDPEQLAFFYDHHHKEISALKAIAAGKSTPELINDGAHSAPSKRIIAELPDYENAKSVVGPQVAELIGLKVIRSKCSHFNAWLSRLEQLC; from the coding sequence ATGGTACGTCTCTACATTTTCGCAGAAGGACAAACAGAGCAAACCTTTGCAACAAATGTACTCAGACCACATCTTGCCCACTTCGGAGTGTACATGCAAGCTGCGATACTTATTGCACACGCAAAGAAAAAGGGTATTGTCCATCGGGGCGGCGGGTTAGGTCCCTGTTATCTTCCCATGAAAAACGATATTCTGAGATTGACTGCCCAGGAAAAAGCTCAGAATGTTTTTTTTACAACCATGATCGACCTTTATGCAATTACCTCTGATTTTCCTGGGTTGAGTGAAGCCGAAAAGCTGCGTCATTTACCCTTTCAGCGTACAGAAGCACTTGAACGCACGTTTGCCAATGATATTGGCGATCCTCGTTTTATTCCATATATCCAGTTACATGAATATGAGGCATATCTGTTTTCCGATCCTGAACAGCTTGCTTTCTTTTATGACCATCATCACAAAGAAATATCAGCACTTAAAGCCATAGCTGCAGGGAAATCAACGCCGGAATTGATTAATGATGGGGCACATTCCGCTCCGAGTAAACGCATCATTGCCGAACTTCCTGACTATGAAAATGCTAAATCTGTTGTGGGACCACAGGTAGCCGAACTAATCGGATTGAAGGTCATTCGAAGCAAATGCTCACACTTCAATGCATGGCTCTCAAGACTCGAACAACTTTGCTGA
- a CDS encoding TrpB-like pyridoxal phosphate-dependent enzyme, whose translation MSSEFTKILLNEDEMPRQWYNIQADLPVPLPPPLGPDGNPIGPDALAKVFPMNLIEQEMSTERWIDIPQEIQAILKIWRPSPLYRAHRLEAALKTPAKIFYKNEGVSPAGSHKPNTAVAQAWYNKEFGIKHLITETGAGQWGSALAMSCKLVGIDCKVFMVRISFDQKPFRKIMMKTWGADCIASPSTETAVGRRILAAMPDTPGSLAIAISEAIEQAVEHDDTRYALGSVLNHVMLHQTIIGLEARKQLDKVGLYPDIVIGCAGGGSNFAGISFPFICDKIHGREVQVIATEPEACPTLTRGPYVYDNGDEAQMTPLLAMHSLGHGFIPPAIHAGGLRYHGMAPLVSHVKQLGLIEATSLGQTECYEAAMLFAHTEGFIPAPETAHAIAQTIREAKKATEEGKEKVILMNWSGHGLMDLQGYDAFMSGKLSDYALPEELLQRSLLAVKDHPPAPQA comes from the coding sequence ATGAGTTCGGAATTCACGAAGATCCTGCTGAACGAGGATGAGATGCCTCGCCAATGGTACAATATTCAGGCTGACCTGCCTGTTCCGCTGCCGCCACCTTTGGGGCCGGATGGGAATCCGATAGGCCCTGACGCCCTTGCAAAGGTTTTTCCGATGAACCTTATTGAGCAGGAGATGAGCACGGAACGGTGGATCGATATTCCGCAGGAGATTCAGGCTATCCTGAAAATCTGGCGTCCCTCTCCACTCTACCGGGCCCACCGACTTGAGGCCGCATTAAAAACTCCGGCAAAGATTTTTTACAAAAACGAAGGGGTCTCTCCGGCAGGGAGTCACAAACCCAATACCGCCGTGGCACAGGCCTGGTACAACAAGGAATTTGGCATCAAGCATCTCATCACGGAAACCGGCGCGGGTCAGTGGGGAAGCGCACTTGCCATGAGCTGCAAGCTTGTCGGTATCGACTGCAAGGTCTTTATGGTACGTATCAGCTTCGATCAGAAGCCGTTCCGCAAAATCATGATGAAAACCTGGGGAGCCGACTGTATTGCAAGCCCCAGCACAGAGACTGCTGTTGGACGCAGGATTCTTGCCGCCATGCCCGATACACCGGGAAGCCTTGCCATTGCCATCAGCGAAGCTATCGAGCAGGCTGTCGAGCATGATGACACGCGTTATGCACTTGGCAGCGTTTTAAACCACGTGATGCTGCACCAGACCATTATCGGCCTTGAGGCCCGCAAACAGCTCGACAAGGTGGGGCTTTATCCCGATATCGTCATCGGTTGTGCCGGCGGAGGCTCAAACTTTGCCGGAATAAGCTTTCCGTTTATTTGTGACAAGATTCATGGCCGTGAGGTTCAGGTGATTGCAACAGAGCCTGAAGCCTGCCCGACGCTCACCAGAGGCCCCTATGTTTACGATAACGGCGATGAGGCTCAAATGACACCGCTGCTGGCGATGCACAGCCTCGGCCACGGCTTTATTCCTCCAGCGATTCATGCCGGGGGGTTACGCTATCACGGCATGGCCCCGCTGGTCAGCCATGTCAAGCAGCTTGGATTAATTGAGGCGACCTCCCTTGGCCAGACTGAATGTTATGAGGCAGCCATGCTTTTCGCCCATACTGAGGGGTTCATACCTGCTCCGGAAACAGCACATGCTATAGCCCAGACCATCCGCGAAGCCAAAAAAGCAACCGAGGAAGGAAAGGAGAAGGTTATTCTCATGAACTGGTCGGGTCATGGATTGATGGATCTGCAGGGTTATGACGCTTTCATGTCCGGAAAACTGAGTGATTACGCACTTCCTGAAGAGCTCCTGCAGCGCTCACTTCTTGCAGTGAAAGATCATCCGCCTGCTCCGCAAGCGTAA
- a CDS encoding Fic family protein, whose protein sequence is MMWEELEIIKKRYLEMGLSEAIDYEKFSMISIVYNSTKIEGCSLTENDTKLLLENDITAKGKPLTDHMMVKDHYAAFMFLKEISKQKQKISIDLIKQVAGLVMKHTGGLVNTMSGTFDTSLGDFRKAQVYVDRKYFPDFSKVENLLLKLIDNVNQRLYKVSDNEILKLSADIHYNLVNIHPFGDGNGRTSRLMMNYIQMYHQEPLIKIFTEDRAEYIDALNKTEELEDISIFRDFICSQQIKFYKSEIKKFKQKDKGFSLLF, encoded by the coding sequence ATGATGTGGGAAGAATTAGAGATAATAAAAAAGAGATATCTTGAAATGGGATTATCAGAGGCCATTGATTATGAAAAGTTTTCAATGATTTCGATTGTGTATAATTCCACCAAAATTGAAGGCTGTTCATTAACTGAGAATGATACTAAATTATTGTTGGAGAATGATATTACAGCAAAAGGAAAACCATTGACTGACCACATGATGGTTAAAGACCATTATGCAGCATTTATGTTTCTTAAAGAGATTTCAAAGCAGAAACAAAAGATAAGTATTGATTTGATAAAACAAGTTGCGGGACTTGTCATGAAACATACTGGTGGATTGGTCAATACAATGTCAGGGACATTTGATACTTCATTGGGAGATTTTCGAAAGGCTCAAGTCTATGTAGACAGAAAATATTTTCCTGATTTTTCCAAGGTTGAAAATTTGTTGCTTAAACTTATTGACAATGTTAACCAAAGACTCTATAAAGTTTCTGATAATGAGATTTTAAAGCTATCTGCTGATATTCATTATAATTTGGTTAATATTCATCCTTTTGGGGACGGAAATGGGCGGACATCAAGATTAATGATGAATTACATACAAATGTATCATCAAGAGCCTTTAATTAAAATTTTTACAGAGGATAGAGCTGAATATATTGACGCATTAAATAAAACCGAAGAGCTTGAGGATATTTCAATATTCAGGGATTTTATTTGTAGTCAACAGATTAAGTTCTATAAGTCCGAGATAAAAAAGTTTAAGCAAAAGGATAAAGGATTTTCTTTGCTGTTTTAG
- a CDS encoding ATP-dependent Clp protease ATP-binding subunit, which produces MEGNFSNRVQDVIRLSREEALRLGHDYIGTEHLLLGLIKEGEGIGARILKNLKIDLFGLKLKIEESTHQRVAEAQMGNVPLTKQAEKVLKITYLEAKICKSNVIGTEHLLLSIMKGDDNIAAQILEQFGVTYDLVRDELLSITSSRSESEEPPMEGSYSSGGTERPSKRPEQRKGERTKTPVLDNFGRDLTRLALDDKLDPIIGREKEIERVAQVLSRRKKNNPVLIGEPGVGKTAIAEGLALKIVQRKVSRVLYDKRVVALDLAALVAGTKYRGQFEERMKALMNELERSRDVILFIDELHTIVGAGGASGSLDASNIFKPALARGELQCIGATTLDEYRQFIEKDGALDRRFQKIMVEPTSVDETIQILNNIKSKYEVHHHVNYSGDSIEKAVKLSERYITDRFLPDKAIDVMDEAGARVHLSNIHVPAEILELEKSIEEIKAEKNQVVKMQNFEEAARLRDKEKHLIDALDLAKQEWEDRAAESVYDVTEADITSVIAMMTGIPVARVAQSESKKLLSMEADLTKEVIGQDEAIKKITKAIQRTRAGLKDPSRPIGSFIFLGPTGVGKTELAKALTRYMFDTEDALIRADMSEYMEKFSVSRLVGAPPGYVGYEEGGQLTEKVRRKPYSVVLIDEIEKAHPDVFNILLQVLDEGVLTDGMGRKVDFRNTVIIMTSNIGAKDIKSFGAGSGMGFTAPDDATGNYKAMKSTIEDALKRVFNPEFLNRIDDIIVFHPLEKQHIFKIIDITAGKLFKRLHDMGIEVEIDEKAKEFLVDKGYDQKYGARPLKRALQKYVEDPLAEEMLKGRFIEGSVIRIALDETENVLTFLDGAVPVNEGEGLAKKE; this is translated from the coding sequence ATGGAAGGAAACTTTTCGAATAGAGTACAGGATGTCATCCGCCTCAGCCGGGAGGAAGCTCTCCGGTTGGGTCATGACTATATTGGTACTGAGCATCTTCTCCTTGGCCTCATCAAGGAGGGAGAGGGTATCGGTGCCAGAATATTAAAAAATCTCAAGATAGACCTTTTTGGCCTCAAACTGAAAATAGAGGAAAGCACCCATCAACGGGTTGCCGAGGCGCAGATGGGCAATGTTCCCCTGACCAAGCAGGCTGAGAAGGTGCTGAAAATCACCTATCTCGAAGCAAAAATCTGCAAGTCGAATGTTATCGGCACCGAGCATCTGCTGCTCTCGATCATGAAAGGGGATGATAATATCGCCGCCCAGATTCTCGAACAGTTTGGTGTGACCTATGACCTTGTCCGCGATGAACTCCTGAGCATCACCAGCAGCAGGAGTGAGTCGGAAGAGCCCCCTATGGAGGGTTCCTATTCGTCAGGAGGAACTGAACGCCCCTCCAAAAGGCCGGAACAGAGAAAAGGCGAGAGAACCAAGACTCCCGTACTCGATAATTTTGGCCGTGACCTTACCCGTCTTGCCCTTGATGACAAGCTTGACCCGATCATCGGTCGTGAAAAGGAGATTGAGCGTGTTGCCCAGGTGTTGAGCCGCCGTAAAAAGAACAATCCGGTACTTATTGGAGAACCAGGCGTAGGCAAAACGGCTATTGCCGAAGGTCTTGCCCTCAAGATTGTACAGCGCAAGGTATCGAGGGTTCTCTACGACAAGAGGGTAGTTGCCCTCGATCTGGCAGCTCTTGTTGCCGGCACCAAATACCGGGGTCAGTTCGAGGAGCGTATGAAAGCGCTTATGAACGAGCTGGAGCGGTCGCGTGATGTGATTCTCTTTATCGATGAGTTGCACACCATTGTTGGTGCCGGGGGCGCTTCCGGTTCCCTTGACGCAAGCAATATTTTCAAACCGGCGCTTGCCCGCGGTGAATTGCAGTGTATTGGAGCAACCACGCTTGACGAATACCGTCAGTTTATAGAAAAAGATGGCGCCCTTGACCGGAGATTCCAGAAAATCATGGTTGAGCCCACCTCGGTTGACGAGACCATCCAGATCCTCAACAACATCAAGTCGAAGTATGAGGTTCATCACCATGTCAACTATTCGGGAGACTCCATCGAGAAGGCGGTCAAGCTTTCCGAGCGCTATATTACCGACCGTTTCTTGCCCGACAAGGCCATTGATGTCATGGATGAGGCTGGCGCAAGGGTGCATTTGAGCAACATCCATGTGCCTGCGGAGATTCTTGAACTTGAAAAATCCATTGAGGAGATCAAGGCGGAGAAGAACCAGGTCGTGAAAATGCAGAATTTTGAGGAAGCAGCGCGGCTGCGTGATAAGGAGAAACACCTGATTGATGCCCTTGACCTGGCCAAACAGGAGTGGGAGGACAGGGCAGCCGAAAGCGTTTATGATGTCACCGAGGCTGATATTACCTCTGTGATTGCCATGATGACCGGTATTCCGGTGGCAAGGGTTGCACAGTCGGAATCCAAAAAGCTGCTCTCCATGGAGGCCGATCTTACAAAAGAGGTTATTGGTCAGGACGAGGCTATCAAAAAGATCACCAAGGCGATACAGCGTACACGTGCAGGGTTGAAAGATCCCTCACGTCCGATCGGCTCCTTTATTTTTCTTGGTCCTACCGGTGTCGGCAAGACGGAGCTTGCCAAAGCGCTCACCCGTTATATGTTCGACACCGAAGATGCACTGATTCGCGCCGACATGAGCGAGTATATGGAAAAATTCTCCGTCAGTCGTCTTGTTGGAGCGCCTCCGGGCTATGTTGGCTATGAAGAGGGCGGTCAACTGACCGAAAAAGTGCGCCGCAAGCCCTACTCGGTTGTGCTTATTGATGAGATTGAAAAAGCGCATCCTGATGTCTTCAACATCTTGCTCCAGGTGCTTGATGAAGGGGTTTTGACAGACGGCATGGGAAGAAAGGTCGATTTCCGCAACACCGTCATCATCATGACCTCGAATATCGGAGCCAAAGACATCAAGAGTTTCGGAGCAGGATCCGGCATGGGCTTTACCGCGCCTGATGATGCAACCGGAAATTACAAGGCGATGAAATCAACCATTGAGGATGCTCTCAAACGGGTTTTCAACCCCGAGTTTCTCAATCGTATTGATGACATTATTGTCTTTCATCCGCTTGAAAAACAGCATATTTTCAAAATCATCGACATTACTGCCGGCAAGCTCTTCAAAAGGCTGCATGACATGGGTATCGAGGTTGAAATTGATGAAAAAGCCAAGGAGTTCCTTGTCGATAAAGGCTATGACCAGAAATATGGCGCCCGTCCTCTGAAAAGGGCTCTGCAGAAGTATGTCGAAGATCCCCTTGCCGAAGAGATGCTCAAAGGGCGATTTATCGAAGGAAGCGTCATCCGTATTGCTCTCGATGAAACGGAGAATGTCCTCACCTTTCTTGATGGGGCGGTTCCGGTCAATGAAGGAGAAGGGCTGGCGAAAAAGGAGTAA